One Paenarthrobacter aurescens TC1 DNA window includes the following coding sequences:
- the maoB gene encoding phenylacetaldehyde dehydrogenase (identified by match to protein family HMM PF00171) has product METYDALLASITPATGQNSRTILDPATGEAVGQAPVHTVEDLEAAIAAAATAQPEWAALGHDARSAALMKAADAVERSAEELAQLLSREQGKPLNGPNARFEVGACAAWLRATAATPLDPETVVDDGETRAELHYRPIGVVGAIGPWNWPMMITVWQIAPALRMGNAVVVKPSEYTPLSVLALAAIINEELPDGLLTVVSGGRDVGEALASHDAIGKVMFTGSTATGKAIIRSSADTVKRLTLELGGNDAGIVLPDSDPKAIAEGLFWGAFINTGQTCAALKRLYVHESQYDAVCTELTAVAAAMPMGNGLDENNVLGPLQNRQQYDIVARLVEAAKASGARVLIGGNPDADQPGNFYPTTLVADIDNDNPLVAEEQFGPALPIIKYSTVDEAVAKANALDVGLGASVWSSDLGAAREVASRIQAGTVWINKHGAVDPRVPFGGAKQSGYGLEFGAEGLKALGVPQVING; this is encoded by the coding sequence ATGGAGACTTACGACGCCCTGCTGGCCTCGATCACCCCGGCCACTGGCCAGAACAGCCGCACCATCCTTGACCCGGCCACGGGCGAGGCTGTTGGCCAAGCCCCTGTTCACACCGTCGAGGACCTCGAAGCCGCCATCGCCGCCGCAGCTACCGCGCAACCCGAGTGGGCTGCCTTAGGACACGACGCCAGGTCCGCTGCGCTCATGAAGGCCGCCGACGCCGTCGAACGTTCCGCCGAAGAACTCGCCCAACTGCTCTCCCGTGAGCAAGGCAAACCGCTGAACGGCCCGAACGCGCGCTTCGAAGTCGGCGCCTGCGCCGCCTGGCTACGCGCCACAGCAGCTACGCCGCTTGATCCTGAAACCGTGGTGGACGACGGCGAAACCCGCGCCGAACTGCACTACCGGCCCATCGGCGTCGTGGGTGCCATTGGCCCCTGGAACTGGCCCATGATGATCACCGTCTGGCAGATCGCGCCGGCGCTGCGCATGGGCAACGCCGTGGTGGTCAAGCCGTCCGAATACACTCCGCTGTCCGTGCTGGCGCTGGCCGCGATCATCAACGAAGAACTCCCCGACGGCCTGCTGACTGTGGTTTCCGGCGGCCGCGACGTCGGCGAAGCGCTGGCCTCGCACGATGCCATTGGCAAGGTCATGTTCACCGGCTCCACCGCCACGGGCAAGGCGATCATTCGCTCCTCGGCCGATACCGTCAAGCGGCTCACGCTGGAACTCGGCGGCAACGACGCCGGGATCGTCCTGCCCGACTCCGACCCCAAAGCCATCGCCGAAGGCCTGTTCTGGGGCGCGTTCATCAACACCGGCCAGACCTGCGCCGCCCTGAAGCGCCTGTACGTTCACGAGTCCCAGTACGACGCCGTCTGCACCGAGCTCACTGCCGTTGCTGCTGCGATGCCCATGGGCAACGGTTTGGATGAGAACAACGTCCTGGGCCCGCTGCAGAACCGGCAGCAGTACGACATCGTGGCGCGGCTGGTGGAGGCCGCTAAGGCTTCCGGTGCCCGCGTGCTGATCGGCGGCAACCCCGATGCCGATCAGCCGGGCAACTTCTACCCGACCACCCTGGTGGCGGACATCGACAACGACAACCCGCTGGTCGCGGAGGAACAGTTCGGACCCGCCCTGCCGATCATCAAGTACAGCACCGTTGACGAGGCCGTCGCCAAGGCGAACGCGCTCGACGTCGGACTGGGCGCCTCAGTCTGGTCCTCCGACTTGGGTGCCGCACGCGAAGTCGCTTCACGCATCCAGGCCGGCACTGTGTGGATCAACAAGCACGGCGCCGTGGACCCCCGCGTCCCGTTCGGCGGTGCCAAGCAGTCCGGCTACGGCCTCGAGTTCGGCGCCGAAGGCCTCAAGGCCCTGGGCGTTCCGCAGGTCATCAACGGCTAA
- a CDS encoding prephenate dehydratase (identified by match to protein family HMM PF00800; match to protein family HMM PF01842): MFPELESVPCASFEDAFELVSTGEVDLAMIPIENSIAGRVADIHVLLPQSKLQIVGEYFLPIRFDLLGIPGSTIEGATEVHSHIHALGQCRRIIREAGLKPVIAGDTAGSAREVRDWNDPRKLSLAPPLAAGLYGLEVLASGVEDDPTNTTRFVVLARERELPTKEELPGPAITSFVFRVRNVPSALYKALGGFATNGLNMTRLESYMVGDEFAATMFLSDVEGHPEDARLRRALEELEFFTTEVRVLGVYAADGYRERNTVSA; this comes from the coding sequence ATGTTCCCCGAACTGGAAAGCGTTCCATGTGCGAGCTTTGAGGACGCTTTTGAACTAGTGTCCACCGGCGAAGTGGATCTGGCCATGATCCCCATTGAGAACTCCATCGCCGGGAGAGTGGCCGATATCCACGTCCTTCTCCCCCAGTCCAAGCTGCAGATCGTCGGCGAGTACTTCCTGCCCATCCGCTTCGACCTTTTAGGGATCCCGGGCAGCACCATTGAAGGCGCCACGGAGGTCCATAGCCACATTCACGCTTTGGGGCAGTGCCGCAGGATCATCCGGGAAGCCGGCCTTAAGCCCGTCATCGCTGGTGACACCGCCGGCTCGGCCCGCGAAGTCCGGGACTGGAACGATCCCCGGAAGTTGTCCCTCGCTCCGCCGCTCGCTGCCGGGCTTTACGGGCTTGAAGTGTTGGCCTCCGGAGTGGAGGACGATCCCACCAACACCACACGCTTTGTTGTTCTGGCCCGTGAACGCGAGCTTCCCACCAAGGAAGAACTGCCCGGTCCAGCGATCACCAGTTTTGTGTTCCGCGTCCGCAACGTTCCGTCGGCCCTTTACAAGGCACTTGGCGGTTTTGCGACCAACGGCCTCAACATGACGCGACTGGAAAGCTACATGGTGGGCGACGAGTTCGCAGCCACCATGTTCCTTTCCGACGTCGAAGGGCACCCTGAGGATGCTCGACTCCGCCGTGCGCTGGAGGAACTCGAGTTCTTCACCACCGAGGTTCGGGTCCTGGGTGTGTACGCCGCCGACGGGTACCGTGAACGGAACACCGTCAGCGCCTAG
- a CDS encoding putative FAD dependent oxidoreductase domain protein (identified by match to protein family HMM PF01266; match to protein family HMM PF07992) gives MVENLPVAVIGAGPIGLAAAAHLLERGLEPIVFEAGPSAGAAIEQWRHIRLFSPWRFNLDDAALRLLEPTGWESPRPTALPYGGELIDGYLAPLASHPALASRLRTGARVTAVTRAGLDKTHVRDRDTTPFIVRVEHADGEVRDYTVSAVIDASGTWSNRNPLGTSGLPAIGEVRASDRISSPLPDVSGRDRASFAGRRVLVVGAGHSAANTLINLAELAKEDLETRILWAIRGASPEKVYGGGDADGLPARGQLGSRLRRLVDAGTIQLHTSFGISSLAGSEHGVTVLSGDGRSVVTDVVVPCTGFRPDLDMLRELRLNLDPAVEAPTELGPLIDPEFHSCGTVPPHGAKVLAHPERDFYIVGMKSYGRAPTFLLATGYEQVRSVAAALAGDQAAADTVHLELPETGVCSSDAGTSCDVPAGVQSLADQQSSGCCSAPEPVLIGIPTGLAHGRSVGSL, from the coding sequence ATGGTTGAGAACCTTCCCGTCGCCGTGATCGGCGCTGGCCCCATCGGCTTGGCTGCAGCGGCCCACCTGCTGGAGCGCGGTCTGGAGCCAATAGTTTTCGAGGCCGGGCCATCAGCGGGTGCCGCGATTGAACAGTGGCGGCATATCCGGTTGTTCTCACCCTGGAGGTTCAACCTCGACGATGCGGCCCTGCGGCTGCTCGAACCCACAGGCTGGGAATCGCCTCGTCCCACAGCCCTGCCCTACGGCGGTGAACTCATTGATGGCTACCTCGCCCCGCTGGCATCACACCCCGCCCTTGCCTCCCGCTTGCGGACCGGCGCACGCGTCACCGCAGTCACCCGCGCCGGCCTCGACAAAACCCATGTGCGCGACCGCGACACCACCCCATTTATCGTCCGCGTTGAACACGCTGACGGGGAGGTGCGCGACTACACGGTGTCGGCTGTCATCGACGCCTCCGGCACTTGGTCAAACCGCAATCCCCTTGGCACTTCAGGTTTGCCTGCCATCGGTGAGGTTCGTGCATCGGACCGGATCTCGTCACCCCTTCCCGATGTTTCCGGGCGGGATCGGGCATCGTTCGCTGGCCGACGTGTTTTGGTGGTCGGAGCAGGCCACTCCGCAGCGAACACCCTGATCAACCTCGCGGAACTGGCCAAGGAAGATCTCGAAACACGCATTCTCTGGGCCATCCGCGGCGCATCCCCGGAGAAGGTCTACGGCGGCGGCGATGCTGACGGCCTGCCCGCACGCGGACAGCTCGGCTCACGACTTCGCCGTCTGGTGGATGCCGGCACGATCCAACTGCACACAAGCTTCGGCATCAGTTCGCTGGCCGGTTCCGAGCACGGCGTGACCGTACTCTCCGGTGACGGTCGCAGTGTGGTGACGGACGTCGTCGTGCCTTGTACCGGATTCCGCCCCGACCTGGACATGCTCCGGGAACTGCGTCTGAACCTGGACCCTGCTGTTGAAGCGCCTACGGAACTGGGGCCCCTGATCGATCCCGAATTCCACTCGTGCGGCACGGTCCCGCCGCACGGCGCCAAGGTCCTCGCCCACCCGGAGAGAGACTTCTATATCGTCGGCATGAAGTCGTACGGCCGTGCACCCACCTTCCTGTTGGCCACCGGCTACGAGCAGGTCCGATCCGTGGCCGCGGCACTGGCCGGGGATCAGGCGGCGGCTGACACCGTGCACCTGGAGCTACCGGAAACCGGTGTCTGCTCATCCGACGCCGGTACCAGCTGCGACGTGCCCGCCGGGGTTCAGTCGTTAGCGGACCAGCAGTCCAGCGGTTGCTGCTCCGCTCCGGAACCAGTGCTCATTGGCATCCCCACGGGATTGGCTCACGGCCGCTCCGTGGGCAGCCTGTGA
- the trxB gene encoding thioredoxin-disulfide reductase (identified by match to protein family HMM PF00070; match to protein family HMM PF07992; match to protein family HMM TIGR01292): MSNEQLIIIGSGPAGYTAAIYAARAGLNPLVLAGSVTAGGALMNTTEVENFPGFPGGIQGPELMDGLQEQAEKFGARIVFDDVTEVDLKGHLKRVVTGAGKTHEAPAVILATGSAYKELGLPEEKKLSGHGVSWCATCDGFFFREQDIIVVGGGDSAMEEATFLTRFGKSVTVVVRKGELRASRIMAQRAKDNPKITFAWNSAITAIHGDTKVTGVTLKDTRTGETREQAATGIFVAIGHLPRTELVEGQVDLDAEGYIKVASPTTMTNLSGVFACGDAVDHRYRQAITAAGTGCAAALDAERYLAALDDADSIATALVEEPTHF, from the coding sequence GTGAGCAACGAACAACTGATCATCATCGGGTCCGGCCCTGCTGGCTACACGGCGGCGATCTACGCCGCCCGTGCCGGTTTGAACCCCCTGGTTCTGGCCGGTTCCGTCACCGCCGGTGGCGCCCTCATGAACACCACGGAAGTGGAAAACTTCCCCGGCTTCCCGGGCGGTATTCAGGGACCCGAACTCATGGATGGACTCCAAGAGCAAGCGGAAAAGTTCGGCGCTCGGATAGTGTTCGACGACGTCACTGAGGTTGATCTCAAGGGTCACCTCAAGCGCGTAGTCACCGGAGCCGGTAAGACCCACGAGGCACCTGCCGTCATTCTCGCTACGGGCTCTGCATATAAGGAGCTCGGTCTTCCGGAAGAAAAGAAGCTCAGCGGCCACGGAGTTTCCTGGTGTGCCACGTGCGACGGCTTCTTCTTCCGCGAGCAAGACATCATCGTTGTGGGCGGCGGTGACTCTGCGATGGAAGAAGCCACGTTCCTGACACGCTTCGGGAAGTCCGTCACGGTAGTGGTCCGGAAGGGTGAGCTGCGGGCATCCCGGATCATGGCGCAGCGTGCCAAGGACAATCCCAAGATCACCTTCGCTTGGAACTCGGCTATTACGGCCATTCATGGGGACACGAAGGTCACTGGTGTAACGCTCAAGGACACGCGTACCGGTGAGACCCGTGAGCAGGCTGCCACAGGAATTTTCGTAGCCATCGGTCATCTGCCGCGGACAGAACTGGTGGAAGGACAAGTGGACCTCGACGCCGAGGGCTACATCAAGGTGGCCTCGCCAACCACCATGACCAACCTCTCCGGTGTGTTCGCGTGTGGCGACGCCGTTGATCACCGCTATCGCCAAGCCATCACTGCGGCGGGCACAGGATGCGCTGCCGCTCTCGACGCTGAGCGTTACCTCGCCGCCCTGGACGACGCCGACAGCATTGCAACTGCACTGGTCGAAGAGCCTACCCACTTCTGA
- the arsC gene encoding arsenate reductase (identified by match to protein family HMM PF01451) gives MSTETAKKPSVLFVCVHNAGRSQMAAAFLTTLSEGAIEVRSAGSQPADKVNPAAVEAMSELGIDMSAEIPKVLTTEAVKESDVVITMGCGDECPYFPGKRYEDWVLEDPAGQGVDAVRPIRDDIKTRIEGLIASLTPAAK, from the coding sequence GTGAGCACCGAAACCGCCAAGAAGCCGTCCGTTCTGTTCGTCTGCGTTCACAACGCAGGCCGCTCGCAGATGGCCGCCGCTTTCCTCACCACACTCTCGGAAGGCGCCATCGAGGTCCGTTCAGCCGGCTCGCAGCCCGCAGACAAGGTGAACCCCGCTGCGGTGGAAGCAATGTCTGAGCTTGGTATCGACATGTCGGCCGAGATCCCCAAGGTCCTCACCACTGAAGCCGTCAAAGAATCCGACGTAGTGATAACCATGGGCTGCGGAGACGAGTGCCCGTACTTCCCCGGCAAGCGCTACGAGGACTGGGTTCTTGAGGACCCCGCCGGGCAGGGTGTGGACGCCGTTCGGCCGATCCGCGACGATATCAAGACCCGCATCGAGGGCCTTATTGCGTCACTGACCCCCGCCGCCAAGTAA
- a CDS encoding putative arsenate reductase (identified by match to protein family HMM PF01451) produces the protein MFVCTRNSARSQLATALWRTASDIPAVSAGTHPAEHVAPGAVDVARRHGLDLGGSKPRLIDHVAGDEDLVITVCDNAHEELPGLHGIHWSIPDPVRLDSEEAFEDVFADISRRVHDLAPRLRAA, from the coding sequence TTGTTTGTGTGCACCCGCAATAGCGCCCGCTCGCAATTGGCTACCGCTTTGTGGCGGACGGCCAGCGACATCCCGGCGGTTTCGGCGGGAACGCATCCGGCGGAACATGTGGCGCCAGGTGCTGTGGACGTCGCCCGCCGCCACGGTTTGGACCTTGGGGGCTCCAAACCCCGCTTGATCGACCATGTGGCCGGTGACGAAGATCTGGTGATCACCGTCTGCGATAACGCCCATGAGGAACTGCCAGGGCTGCACGGCATTCACTGGTCCATTCCGGATCCGGTGCGACTCGACAGCGAGGAGGCGTTTGAAGATGTGTTCGCCGACATTTCACGCCGCGTCCACGATCTCGCCCCCCGACTGCGAGCGGCTTAG